A section of the Melopsittacus undulatus isolate bMelUnd1 chromosome 3, bMelUnd1.mat.Z, whole genome shotgun sequence genome encodes:
- the VEGFA gene encoding vascular endothelial growth factor A, long form isoform X3 has translation MNFLLTWIHWGLAALLYLQSAELSKAAPALGDGERKPNEVIKFLEVYERSFCRTIETLVDIFQEYPDEVEYIFKPSCVPLMRCAGCCGDEGLECVPVDVYNVTMEIMRIKPHQSQHISHMSFLQHSKCDCRPKKDVKNKQEKKSKRGKGKGQKRKRKKGRYKPLSLCEKPRR, from the exons ATGAACTTTCTGCTCACTTGGATCCACTGGGGGCTGGCGGCGCTGCTCTATCTGCAGAGCGCGGAG TTGTCgaaggcagctcctgccctgggggATGGGGAGCGGAAACCCAATGAAG TTATCAAATTCCTGGAAGTCTATGAGCGCAGCTTCTGCAGGACAATTGAGACCCTGGTGGACATTTTCCAGGAGTACCCTGATGAGGTGGAGTACATATTCAAGCCATCCTGTGTGCCTCTGATGAGATGTGCGGGTTGCTGCGGCGATGAGGGCCTAGAATGTGTCCCTGTGGATGTGTACAACGTCACGATGGAG ATCATGAGAATTAAACCCCATCAGAGTCAGCACATATCGCACATGAGCTTCTTACAGCACAGTAAATGTGACTGCAG ACCAAAGAAAGATgtcaaaaacaaacaagaaaa aaaatcaAAGCGAGGAAAGGGGAAGGGTCAAAAGAGAAAGCGCAAGAAAGGCCGGTACAAACCACTCAGCTT
- the VEGFA gene encoding vascular endothelial growth factor A, long form isoform X4 — MNFLLTWIHWGLAALLYLQSAELSKAAPALGDGERKPNEVIKFLEVYERSFCRTIETLVDIFQEYPDEVEYIFKPSCVPLMRCAGCCGDEGLECVPVDVYNVTMEIMRIKPHQSQHISHMSFLQHSKCDCRPKKDVKNKQEKCEKPRR, encoded by the exons ATGAACTTTCTGCTCACTTGGATCCACTGGGGGCTGGCGGCGCTGCTCTATCTGCAGAGCGCGGAG TTGTCgaaggcagctcctgccctgggggATGGGGAGCGGAAACCCAATGAAG TTATCAAATTCCTGGAAGTCTATGAGCGCAGCTTCTGCAGGACAATTGAGACCCTGGTGGACATTTTCCAGGAGTACCCTGATGAGGTGGAGTACATATTCAAGCCATCCTGTGTGCCTCTGATGAGATGTGCGGGTTGCTGCGGCGATGAGGGCCTAGAATGTGTCCCTGTGGATGTGTACAACGTCACGATGGAG ATCATGAGAATTAAACCCCATCAGAGTCAGCACATATCGCACATGAGCTTCTTACAGCACAGTAAATGTGACTGCAG ACCAAAGAAAGATgtcaaaaacaaacaagaaaa